A section of the Spirosoma pollinicola genome encodes:
- a CDS encoding DEAD/DEAH box helicase has translation MPFSELGLSKPLVKAVVAQKYPKPYPIQLEAIPAILQGKDILGIAKTGSGKTASFVLPILELFQRKSAARNRYIKALVLVPTRELAGQVAEVFQTFGANLPRPVKTVAVFGGVSINPQMMALRNAEIVVATPGRLLDLMASNALQLSDVDILVLDEADKMLELGFEEEMELIFDRLPRDRQTILFSATLGDAIQDINTALLHNPVKIEIVEEEQNLDLIKQIAYRVDPERKGPLLRYLIKTNEMKQVLIFVSSTRTADNLVVKLNKNGIQAAAIHSGRTQGARTDALTKFKAGRLVALVATDLISRGIDIQLLPYVINFELPRSPRDYVHRIGRTGRAEAEGEAISLICPEDEHHFKIIQKKMGKRVDMIETEDLDLMGY, from the coding sequence ATGCCATTTTCAGAACTCGGTTTGTCGAAACCACTCGTTAAAGCAGTTGTCGCTCAAAAGTATCCGAAGCCGTATCCTATTCAGTTAGAGGCCATTCCGGCTATTCTACAGGGCAAAGATATTTTGGGGATTGCCAAAACGGGATCGGGGAAAACGGCCAGTTTTGTATTGCCAATTCTGGAGTTGTTTCAGCGGAAAAGTGCAGCCAGAAACCGATATATTAAGGCCCTCGTCCTGGTGCCAACCCGCGAACTGGCTGGTCAGGTGGCGGAGGTTTTTCAGACGTTTGGCGCCAACTTGCCCCGTCCGGTAAAGACCGTAGCCGTGTTTGGCGGGGTTTCGATCAACCCGCAGATGATGGCGTTGCGAAATGCCGAAATCGTTGTGGCTACACCCGGTCGATTGCTGGATTTGATGGCGTCCAACGCACTACAGCTTTCAGATGTTGACATCCTCGTGCTGGATGAAGCCGATAAAATGCTGGAACTCGGTTTCGAAGAGGAAATGGAACTGATCTTCGACCGCTTGCCCCGAGATCGGCAGACGATTCTGTTCTCGGCAACATTAGGCGATGCTATTCAGGATATCAATACAGCCCTGCTGCATAATCCGGTAAAAATAGAGATCGTTGAGGAAGAGCAAAATCTGGATTTGATCAAGCAGATCGCCTATAGGGTTGACCCCGAACGGAAAGGCCCCCTGTTGCGCTACCTGATCAAAACGAACGAGATGAAACAGGTGCTGATCTTCGTATCCTCTACCCGAACGGCCGATAATTTAGTCGTTAAATTAAATAAAAATGGTATTCAGGCGGCTGCTATTCATAGCGGCCGAACACAGGGTGCCCGAACGGATGCACTCACTAAATTTAAAGCCGGAAGGCTGGTTGCCCTTGTGGCTACTGATTTGATTTCCAGAGGAATCGATATTCAGTTGTTGCCATACGTTATCAATTTCGAACTTCCCCGTTCCCCCAGAGATTATGTTCACCGCATTGGCCGAACCGGACGTGCCGAAGCAGAAGGGGAAGCTATTTCGCTGATTTGCCCCGAAGACGAGCATCATTTCAAAATCATCCAGAAAAAGATGGGCAAACGAGTCGATATGATCGAAACCGAAGACCTGGATTTGATGGGCTACTGA
- a CDS encoding DinB family protein: MSLIQMLVKEMQQEAQTTRKMLERVPNDKYDWQPHPKSMTIRQLTTHIADLPSWVALALTTDGLDFATSPYSPEPINNTDELLDYFERSLANGETSLSNATDDQLNPMWTLRNGDTILSKTTNGEVIRMTFSQIVHHRAQLGVDLRLLNVPIPGSYGPSADETGF; the protein is encoded by the coding sequence ATGTCACTTATTCAAATGCTGGTAAAGGAAATGCAACAGGAAGCTCAGACGACCCGTAAAATGCTCGAACGGGTGCCGAATGACAAGTATGACTGGCAGCCACATCCAAAAAGTATGACCATCCGTCAGTTAACTACCCATATTGCTGATTTGCCCTCCTGGGTTGCTCTGGCGCTAACAACCGACGGACTTGATTTTGCGACCAGCCCCTATTCGCCAGAGCCTATCAACAACACGGACGAATTGCTGGATTACTTCGAGCGTTCGCTGGCTAATGGCGAAACGTCGCTGAGCAACGCTACGGATGATCAGCTAAACCCTATGTGGACGCTCCGTAATGGGGACACCATTTTGAGTAAAACGACCAATGGTGAAGTGATTCGGATGACCTTTTCACAGATCGTACACCACCGGGCGCAGTTAGGGGTGGATTTGCGCTTACTGAATGTCCCCATTCCCGGCAGTTACGGACCAAGTGCCGACGAGACGGGATTTTGA
- a CDS encoding YMGG-like glycine zipper-containing protein encodes MKTIHNMTALVLLMSILGQSIETKAQNWGPKTKGTVIGTGIGAAAGAIINKRNRAVGGVIGGIAGGVGGYAVGSQGKKRWSPQAKGTAIGAGVGGAAGAIINKRNRVVGGVIGGVAGGAAGYAIGKVKDNKNKKEAAQIAAANRAAAERAEAERNAAVAARAAGHKRETDSKEAVAVASPKPGAVVQPVAMLAANTTVPSYVIPAGYLQNETYGDPTAPYGMSEYRRKSW; translated from the coding sequence ATGAAAACGATTCACAACATGACTGCATTAGTACTCCTGATGAGTATTCTGGGTCAATCAATAGAGACAAAGGCCCAAAACTGGGGCCCTAAAACGAAAGGAACTGTTATCGGTACCGGTATTGGGGCGGCTGCGGGCGCTATTATCAACAAACGGAACCGCGCTGTAGGGGGTGTTATCGGGGGTATTGCCGGTGGCGTAGGTGGTTATGCCGTTGGTAGTCAGGGTAAGAAACGCTGGAGCCCACAGGCCAAAGGAACCGCCATAGGGGCAGGTGTTGGTGGAGCCGCAGGGGCCATCATTAACAAACGGAACCGCGTAGTCGGTGGTGTTATTGGCGGTGTAGCCGGTGGAGCTGCTGGCTATGCTATTGGTAAGGTTAAAGACAATAAAAATAAAAAAGAAGCGGCCCAAATTGCCGCTGCTAACCGGGCCGCAGCCGAGCGCGCCGAAGCCGAACGCAATGCTGCTGTTGCAGCCAGAGCTGCCGGACATAAGCGGGAAACGGACAGTAAAGAAGCTGTTGCGGTCGCTTCGCCCAAACCGGGCGCCGTCGTTCAGCCAGTGGCAATGCTGGCTGCAAATACAACGGTGCCATCCTACGTAATTCCGGCAGGCTATCTGCAAAATGAAACCTACGGTGATCCAACCGCTCCGTATGGTATGTCTGAATACCGGCGCAAAAGCTGGTAA
- a CDS encoding YybH family protein, whose amino-acid sequence MKYSFGIVLVTMLFTACSPSGDAVNVQDLDRQFIDAWNNKNADKITALLAEDVDFLQGNVHYKGKSDVAKQWVQATLPTLANLKTNVVSSAVDTHVAYEAGTFAVDVLTNEPEQPKAFGEGNFMLLWKKGDDGTWKLSYAQLEDLPVQAKN is encoded by the coding sequence ATGAAATATTCATTTGGAATAGTACTTGTCACTATGCTTTTTACGGCTTGTTCGCCATCGGGCGATGCTGTTAATGTTCAGGATCTGGACCGGCAGTTTATTGACGCCTGGAACAATAAAAACGCCGATAAAATAACGGCACTTCTGGCAGAGGATGTGGATTTCCTGCAAGGGAATGTCCATTATAAAGGTAAGTCGGACGTGGCTAAGCAATGGGTACAGGCAACGCTGCCAACCCTTGCGAATTTGAAAACCAATGTCGTTAGTTCTGCAGTCGATACGCACGTGGCCTATGAAGCAGGTACCTTTGCCGTCGATGTACTAACCAACGAGCCGGAACAGCCCAAAGCTTTTGGCGAAGGAAATTTTATGCTTCTCTGGAAAAAAGGTGATGATGGCACCTGGAAACTCAGCTACGCACAACTTGAAGATTTGCCGGTGCAGGCCAAGAATTAA
- a CDS encoding alpha/beta hydrolase gives MTRFPNMLFLRLLWQIPTSLVLVFIVLLCLNEYAIARPGRRIKDISYVTTNAPGVDAQRHLLDVYTPRKSVGTAKRPVVMFIHGGSWNSGNKDIYSIIGRRLSKQGVVAVIINYQLAPAVLVPTMADDCAQAVKWTTRHIADYGGDPDRIFVMGHSAGGGLAALLATNDQLFTNLGMSKNPVKGAILDDPAGLDMFDYLTKMEYSNDQQYLIPYGKEPAIWRAVSPIYYVSDHTPPMLMYSGERTYPSITDSSRRFDKLLQEHKIKHDYKVLPHKKHIPMVTQLFWQHNIIYRELLVLVGAGK, from the coding sequence ATGACTCGATTCCCCAACATGCTCTTTCTTCGGTTACTCTGGCAGATTCCGACCAGCCTGGTTCTTGTATTTATCGTATTGCTGTGCTTAAATGAATATGCTATCGCTCGTCCTGGTCGGCGGATAAAAGACATTTCGTATGTGACAACAAACGCGCCGGGCGTTGATGCCCAACGGCATTTACTCGATGTTTATACCCCCCGGAAATCAGTCGGCACCGCCAAACGGCCTGTGGTGATGTTTATACATGGCGGCAGCTGGAACAGCGGTAATAAGGATATTTATTCAATTATTGGACGTCGGTTGTCTAAACAGGGCGTTGTTGCCGTGATTATCAATTATCAGCTTGCGCCCGCCGTTTTGGTACCCACTATGGCCGACGATTGTGCCCAGGCAGTGAAATGGACTACCCGGCACATTGCCGATTATGGTGGTGATCCCGACCGAATTTTTGTGATGGGGCATTCGGCTGGGGGTGGGCTTGCTGCTTTGTTAGCCACCAACGATCAACTATTTACAAACCTTGGTATGTCGAAAAATCCTGTAAAGGGAGCCATTCTTGATGATCCTGCTGGTCTGGACATGTTCGATTACCTAACCAAAATGGAGTATTCCAACGACCAGCAATACCTGATTCCTTACGGAAAAGAACCGGCGATTTGGCGTGCGGTGTCGCCCATATATTACGTCAGTGACCATACGCCCCCAATGCTGATGTACTCGGGAGAGCGAACCTATCCCAGTATTACTGATAGTTCCCGGCGTTTTGATAAACTGCTTCAGGAGCATAAGATAAAACATGATTACAAGGTGTTGCCCCATAAAAAGCATATTCCTATGGTTACGCAATTGTTCTGGCAGCACAACATTATTTACCGGGAGCTTTTGGTACTTGTTGGAGCGGGGAAGTGA
- a CDS encoding cupin domain-containing protein, whose protein sequence is MKLLIVSFFTFGILLKPDPMQPIVSKTYAWAELPITRKPASEQRAILEGTATDFQHIEIHATTLPPHQAPHPAHKHDDEELIIIKEGKLTVTIAGRTKTLSAGSIALMMPGDEHGFNNQGDSAATYYVMRYASKEPVDAERGKKAGGSFWIDWNGVTFQPHDKGGIRRMFDRATAMTRRFEMHVTTLNQGL, encoded by the coding sequence ATGAAACTCCTGATCGTTTCCTTTTTCACCTTTGGTATTTTACTCAAACCGGACCCGATGCAACCCATCGTATCGAAAACCTATGCGTGGGCCGAGTTACCCATAACGAGGAAACCGGCATCCGAGCAAAGGGCCATTCTGGAAGGTACAGCAACTGACTTCCAACACATTGAGATTCATGCCACGACGTTGCCACCTCATCAGGCTCCCCATCCGGCACATAAACACGATGATGAAGAACTGATTATTATTAAAGAAGGAAAGTTGACCGTTACTATTGCCGGACGAACAAAAACGCTCAGCGCCGGCAGTATCGCGCTCATGATGCCGGGCGACGAACATGGGTTCAATAATCAGGGTGACTCTGCGGCTACTTATTACGTGATGCGCTATGCATCGAAAGAACCTGTCGATGCCGAACGAGGCAAAAAAGCAGGCGGTTCTTTCTGGATCGACTGGAACGGGGTAACCTTTCAGCCACACGATAAGGGAGGAATCAGGCGCATGTTCGACCGGGCTACTGCCATGACCAGGCGTTTTGAGATGCATGTAACAACGCTCAACCAGGGCTTATAG
- a CDS encoding SDR family NAD(P)-dependent oxidoreductase: MSVSIPTKALLWGLAGIGAWTAVKAALAQKRKIDFSGKTVLITGGSRGLGLELARLLAEEGANLAICARDADELDRAETELNEFGISVYTEVCDVTNKVQVEHFAENVRQALGPVDVLINNAGIIIVTPYEHATEDDFRQAMETHFWGSFYMINAVLPQMLSQKEGAESRGKSMPGTSMPGTSMRGRIVNITSIGGKLAVPHLLPYSTSKFAMVGYSEGLRAELLNKGIYVTTICPGLMRTGSPRNAIFKGQNEKEYAAFKISDSIPFFTMDSVDAAREIVEACRYGEAERTITLSAKVGAAIQGVAPNLMAETMAIVNNMLPDPGGIGEQRALGKDSETTLSESVLTTLTDQAAERNNEFDS; this comes from the coding sequence ATGAGTGTTTCCATTCCAACCAAAGCCCTTTTGTGGGGACTTGCCGGCATAGGCGCCTGGACAGCCGTTAAAGCAGCGCTTGCTCAGAAACGTAAAATTGATTTCAGTGGCAAAACGGTTTTGATAACGGGCGGCTCGCGGGGGCTGGGCCTTGAATTAGCCCGTTTATTGGCAGAAGAGGGCGCAAATCTGGCCATCTGCGCCCGCGACGCCGACGAACTCGACCGCGCTGAGACCGAGCTTAACGAATTTGGGATTTCTGTCTATACAGAGGTTTGCGATGTTACGAATAAAGTTCAGGTAGAACACTTCGCCGAAAATGTTCGGCAGGCACTTGGTCCTGTTGATGTGCTCATTAATAATGCCGGGATAATCATAGTAACGCCTTACGAACACGCTACCGAAGACGATTTCCGACAGGCAATGGAGACGCATTTCTGGGGGTCGTTTTATATGATAAATGCGGTGCTTCCACAAATGTTGTCCCAAAAAGAGGGTGCAGAAAGTCGGGGCAAATCCATGCCGGGCACCTCCATGCCGGGCACCTCCATGCGGGGCCGTATTGTGAATATAACGTCGATTGGCGGGAAGCTGGCGGTGCCGCATTTGTTGCCTTATTCGACAAGTAAATTCGCTATGGTCGGCTATTCGGAAGGGTTACGCGCGGAGTTGTTGAACAAAGGAATTTACGTCACCACAATCTGTCCCGGACTAATGCGTACCGGTAGTCCCCGCAATGCCATTTTTAAGGGCCAGAATGAGAAAGAATACGCGGCTTTCAAAATCAGTGATTCAATACCTTTCTTTACTATGGATTCTGTAGATGCGGCCCGCGAAATTGTGGAGGCCTGCCGCTATGGTGAAGCTGAGCGAACGATTACGTTATCCGCCAAAGTTGGCGCTGCCATTCAGGGGGTGGCCCCGAATCTGATGGCCGAGACAATGGCTATCGTAAATAATATGCTACCTGATCCCGGCGGCATTGGCGAACAGCGGGCTTTGGGAAAAGATAGCGAAACCACCCTCTCCGAGTCGGTGCTGACAACGCTTACCGACCAGGCCGCCGAACGGAATAATGAGTTCGACAGCTAA
- a CDS encoding phosphatase PAP2 family protein, with the protein MKTILLLLVIGLLTINRNPTQIDQRAGSWKTWVIPSGEAYRLPPPPNATATLSEEKELLTAQRQRDSAAIQRINYWNAGAPGYRWQTAIEKLNNGFPPAWIRGKALMNIAIYDATVAAWQTKYTYHRPRPSTRNKALIPYLTNLDSPSYPCEHAVAAGAASAILGYLFPAKADSIRQVAEQACRSRVLAGVVYPSDSKAGFELGQRVAQAVIALAKTDGADAVWDGKRPTGTGLWNDKRPPIDPMMGACKPWVLAAGNQFRPGPPPEPVADMKELKQFKKTPRSIYRAVYWANNDFWGGEIDRKLFEHNLHLDAPQAARAYALVSIAANDGYIACWDAKYTYWSIRPDQYDTTYVPPLMGTPPHPSYPSGHATISSARATVLGYLFPEDAQYFLDKAKEAAESRFEGGVHFRIDNVVGLDMGHKVGEEVIKRARQDGADGSSQIVRK; encoded by the coding sequence ATGAAGACTATTCTATTGTTGCTCGTCATAGGCTTACTGACCATAAACCGAAACCCCACTCAGATTGACCAGCGGGCGGGTTCATGGAAAACATGGGTAATTCCATCCGGCGAAGCATATCGACTACCTCCCCCGCCCAACGCTACAGCTACGCTATCCGAAGAAAAGGAATTGCTGACAGCCCAGCGTCAGCGTGATTCTGCGGCTATTCAACGTATAAATTACTGGAATGCAGGTGCACCGGGCTATCGCTGGCAGACCGCCATCGAGAAGTTGAATAATGGGTTTCCGCCCGCCTGGATACGCGGAAAAGCCTTGATGAATATTGCTATATATGATGCAACCGTTGCTGCCTGGCAAACAAAATATACATACCATCGTCCACGCCCATCAACGCGAAATAAAGCCCTGATTCCCTATTTAACTAACCTCGACAGCCCTTCGTATCCCTGCGAACATGCGGTGGCAGCCGGGGCGGCATCGGCCATATTGGGGTATTTGTTTCCGGCCAAAGCTGATTCGATCCGGCAGGTGGCCGAGCAGGCATGTCGGTCGCGGGTGCTGGCTGGTGTGGTCTATCCGAGCGATAGCAAAGCTGGTTTCGAACTGGGACAGCGGGTGGCTCAAGCGGTTATTGCCCTGGCCAAAACCGATGGTGCTGATGCGGTCTGGGATGGAAAACGCCCTACCGGTACGGGCTTGTGGAACGACAAACGTCCACCCATTGACCCCATGATGGGGGCCTGCAAACCGTGGGTGCTCGCGGCAGGCAATCAATTCAGGCCGGGGCCGCCCCCTGAACCAGTTGCGGATATGAAGGAGCTTAAACAGTTTAAAAAGACACCCCGCTCCATCTATCGTGCGGTTTACTGGGCCAATAATGACTTCTGGGGAGGTGAGATTGATCGAAAACTGTTTGAACATAATCTACACCTCGATGCGCCACAGGCCGCCCGTGCATACGCTCTGGTGAGCATAGCGGCTAATGATGGCTATATTGCCTGCTGGGATGCCAAATACACCTACTGGTCCATTCGCCCCGATCAGTATGACACAACCTATGTGCCGCCCCTAATGGGTACTCCTCCGCATCCCAGCTATCCGTCCGGCCACGCGACAATCTCCAGCGCCCGGGCCACCGTACTGGGGTATCTATTTCCGGAAGACGCGCAGTATTTTCTGGATAAAGCGAAAGAAGCGGCCGAATCACGTTTTGAAGGTGGTGTTCATTTCAGAATCGATAACGTCGTTGGCCTTGACATGGGCCATAAGGTAGGGGAGGAGGTTATAAAACGCGCAAGGCAGGACGGCGCAGATGGGTCATCACAAATTGTGCGTAAATAA
- a CDS encoding NIPSNAP family protein: MKRRQFVKASLITSSVAGVMNPLNQAAAASETQQNQNPEFYELRIYTLKNGNQLKTVQNYFQQAAIPAYNRLGSKTIGVFTEYLPQGFTKLVVVIPFTSLDAYIKVSDQLASDSTYQQAGAEYLTAEATQPAYERIESSLLKAFTNMPRLELPEKKPRIFELRRYESPSETTGKKKIEMFNQAGEIAIFKRVGLTPVFFGETLIGPMRPNLTYLLTFDNMEEHDQNWKKFGSDPDWKKISSMPEYANDKIISTITRTFLVPAAFSQI, translated from the coding sequence ATGAAAAGACGTCAGTTCGTGAAAGCATCACTTATTACCAGCTCGGTGGCTGGGGTTATGAATCCATTAAATCAGGCCGCAGCTGCCTCAGAGACCCAACAAAACCAAAACCCGGAGTTTTATGAACTGCGGATATACACCCTAAAAAACGGCAACCAACTCAAAACGGTCCAGAATTATTTTCAGCAAGCAGCCATTCCAGCCTACAATCGCTTAGGCAGCAAGACTATAGGGGTATTTACCGAATACCTTCCACAAGGCTTTACAAAACTGGTTGTTGTTATACCCTTTACCTCACTGGACGCTTACATTAAGGTATCCGACCAACTGGCCAGTGACTCGACTTACCAGCAGGCCGGAGCTGAGTATTTAACTGCCGAAGCCACTCAACCAGCTTATGAACGCATTGAAAGCTCCCTGCTAAAAGCGTTTACCAACATGCCCCGACTGGAATTGCCCGAGAAAAAGCCACGAATCTTTGAGTTACGCCGGTATGAAAGCCCCAGCGAAACGACGGGAAAAAAGAAAATCGAAATGTTTAATCAGGCGGGCGAAATAGCCATTTTTAAGCGGGTAGGGCTTACGCCGGTATTTTTCGGTGAAACCCTGATTGGACCCATGCGCCCTAATCTGACCTACCTCCTGACATTTGACAATATGGAAGAACACGACCAGAACTGGAAGAAATTTGGCAGTGACCCCGACTGGAAAAAGATCAGCTCCATGCCTGAGTATGCGAATGATAAAATCATTTCGACTATTACCCGGACGTTTTTAGTGCCTGCGGCTTTTTCCCAGATTTAA
- a CDS encoding glycoside hydrolase family 18 protein, with protein MSRTVYLLTFFSFSLFLAGFKPDPAAKRIVLAYVGGFRGLVDTDKIAAEKLTHINYAFVDVRKNRAWLHNLATDSTNFKNLNRLKLRNPNLKILISIGGWAWSENFSDAVVSDTGRVAFAASAVDIVREYQLDGVDIDWEYPGMKGEDNVFRPEDRENFTLLFKALREQLNTLKQQTGKDYLVTTALPGFEAIFTHTDMAKAQQYLDYINVMAYDFFTGGPLAGHHTNLRSSGKVDNESSGDRAVKLYEKAGVPANKLVLGVAFYGRAWQLQNDNPDIYPRTITKVERGDGYTFIKDSLLTNPAYKRHWDRRAKAPYLYNAALKRFVSYDDEASIKAKCTYVKKHNLAGVMFWEYFNDPKTYLLNEINRNL; from the coding sequence ATGTCTCGAACCGTTTATCTTCTCACGTTCTTCTCTTTTTCCCTGTTCCTTGCCGGTTTTAAACCCGACCCTGCCGCCAAACGGATTGTGCTCGCCTATGTGGGCGGATTTCGCGGCCTGGTCGATACAGACAAGATTGCCGCCGAGAAACTGACACACATTAATTACGCCTTTGTCGATGTTCGGAAGAACCGGGCCTGGCTCCATAATCTCGCCACCGACTCAACTAATTTCAAGAACCTGAACCGGCTTAAACTGCGTAACCCAAACCTCAAAATACTGATCTCGATTGGCGGCTGGGCATGGAGCGAGAACTTCTCCGATGCCGTCGTGAGCGATACGGGACGAGTCGCCTTTGCGGCTTCGGCGGTCGATATTGTCCGGGAGTATCAATTGGATGGCGTCGATATTGACTGGGAGTACCCCGGCATGAAAGGCGAAGACAACGTGTTCAGGCCCGAAGACAGAGAAAACTTTACGCTGCTGTTTAAAGCCCTTCGGGAACAGCTCAACACCCTGAAGCAACAAACCGGCAAGGACTATCTGGTTACGACAGCCCTGCCCGGATTCGAGGCCATTTTCACGCATACCGACATGGCTAAAGCTCAACAATACCTGGATTATATCAACGTGATGGCTTACGACTTTTTCACCGGTGGTCCGCTGGCCGGGCATCACACTAACCTGCGCTCATCGGGCAAGGTCGATAACGAAAGCTCCGGCGACCGGGCCGTAAAGTTGTACGAAAAGGCGGGCGTTCCTGCCAATAAACTCGTGCTGGGTGTGGCGTTTTATGGGCGGGCATGGCAGTTGCAAAACGACAATCCCGACATCTATCCCAGAACCATCACGAAAGTTGAACGGGGCGATGGCTACACCTTCATTAAAGATAGCTTACTGACAAATCCGGCTTACAAACGCCACTGGGACCGGCGAGCCAAAGCGCCCTACCTGTACAATGCCGCCCTGAAACGTTTTGTCTCCTACGACGACGAGGCATCCATAAAGGCCAAATGTACCTACGTGAAAAAGCACAACCTGGCGGGCGTCATGTTTTGGGAGTACTTCAACGATCCGAAAACGTATCTTTTGAACGAAATAAACCGGAATTTGTAG
- a CDS encoding VOC family protein, with product MATKIFVNLPVKDLNKSVEFFTSLGYNFNPQFTDENATCMIISEDIYVMLLVEEYFKSFTKKEIADTKISAESIICLSAESREGVDEWVSKAVSAGATTPNEPQDQGLMYGHGFQDLDGHLWEIMYMDPSAINQEQPASEISAQ from the coding sequence ATGGCAACCAAAATTTTTGTAAACCTACCCGTTAAAGACCTAAACAAATCGGTCGAGTTCTTCACCAGTCTTGGGTATAACTTTAACCCTCAGTTTACGGATGAAAACGCTACCTGCATGATCATAAGCGAGGATATATATGTCATGCTGCTGGTTGAGGAGTATTTCAAAAGCTTTACCAAAAAAGAAATCGCGGATACCAAAATAAGCGCGGAGTCTATCATCTGTCTATCGGCTGAGAGTCGTGAAGGAGTAGACGAATGGGTGAGTAAAGCGGTATCCGCCGGAGCCACAACGCCCAATGAGCCACAGGATCAGGGACTCATGTATGGTCATGGGTTTCAGGACCTGGATGGCCACCTATGGGAAATTATGTACATGGACCCAAGCGCCATAAATCAGGAGCAACCAGCATCAGAAATCAGCGCTCAATAA
- a CDS encoding Dyp-type peroxidase: MPPLFLTQKGLSYDGPEFNAIANDLQGNILKSHGRNHTSNIFFRFYPGKANRAKRFIREFSHLVTSAAKQKADTLDFEKNNNQHLFTGLYLSGAGYEYLEIPVAQTPQDPQFRAGMEASKNNLGDVPSNWDEGYRDDFVHGMILLGFGGTERADILDWETMNIMNALRHDGLAHVFVERGDGIKNANDDDIEHFGYVDGISQPKFFQEELNPDLTTNWNPLASWDLVLEEDPGGTPGQSFGSYLVFRKLEQHVRDFKQAEQVLATALGLGDGIVNPKEKNDAREVAGAMIIGRFENGMPVTLSSADDKLNAHHDPAIPVSGKFVGKLNNFTYESDQDGARCPFHAHIRKSNPRGETTQFPGETIEKEQLHTMARRGIIYGHRDVHPNEQNDLSQLPNGGVGLLFMSFQRVLANQFEFIQQSWVNQDNFVFARENPPPALHTGKDPVIGQGAFDPLMHRYARKYDDATTVAVLADHLHTVPDPHSTLPAIADFGNFVTTRGGEYFFAPSKTFLSSL; this comes from the coding sequence ATGCCTCCACTATTTTTAACTCAAAAAGGACTAAGCTATGATGGCCCTGAGTTCAATGCCATTGCCAATGATTTACAGGGCAATATCCTCAAGTCACATGGGCGCAATCACACATCAAATATTTTTTTTAGGTTCTACCCCGGTAAAGCTAACCGGGCAAAGCGGTTTATTCGGGAGTTTTCACACCTCGTCACATCAGCGGCCAAACAGAAGGCGGATACACTCGATTTTGAAAAAAATAATAACCAGCATCTTTTCACCGGGCTTTATTTAAGTGGAGCAGGTTATGAATATTTAGAAATACCGGTAGCCCAAACGCCACAAGACCCCCAGTTCAGGGCAGGTATGGAAGCATCCAAAAATAATTTGGGCGATGTCCCGTCAAACTGGGATGAAGGCTACCGTGATGACTTTGTTCACGGTATGATCCTGCTGGGATTTGGCGGCACTGAGCGGGCGGATATCCTGGATTGGGAAACCATGAACATTATGAATGCACTTCGGCACGATGGTCTGGCCCATGTGTTTGTGGAACGTGGCGACGGTATCAAAAATGCAAATGACGACGACATCGAACACTTTGGGTATGTAGATGGCATTAGCCAGCCAAAGTTCTTTCAAGAGGAGCTAAATCCAGATCTGACAACCAACTGGAATCCGCTGGCATCCTGGGATCTGGTTCTGGAAGAAGATCCCGGCGGAACGCCCGGTCAATCGTTTGGCAGCTATCTAGTATTTCGTAAACTGGAACAGCACGTCCGCGATTTCAAGCAGGCCGAACAGGTATTGGCTACAGCACTAGGCCTCGGCGATGGTATCGTCAATCCAAAAGAAAAGAACGATGCCCGTGAAGTAGCCGGGGCTATGATCATTGGCCGGTTTGAGAATGGAATGCCTGTTACGCTTAGTTCGGCGGATGACAAGCTGAACGCACACCACGATCCAGCTATCCCGGTGAGTGGCAAGTTTGTGGGAAAACTCAACAACTTTACTTACGAAAGTGATCAGGACGGGGCACGTTGCCCATTCCACGCCCACATTCGTAAATCGAACCCACGGGGCGAAACAACGCAGTTTCCCGGCGAGACAATTGAGAAAGAGCAGCTCCATACAATGGCTCGCCGGGGAATCATCTACGGCCACCGCGATGTTCATCCAAACGAGCAAAACGACCTTTCGCAATTGCCCAATGGGGGAGTTGGTCTGTTGTTTATGAGTTTTCAACGGGTACTGGCCAATCAGTTTGAGTTCATTCAGCAATCGTGGGTTAATCAGGATAATTTCGTTTTCGCCAGAGAAAATCCCCCGCCAGCATTGCATACGGGAAAAGACCCTGTCATTGGTCAGGGTGCGTTTGATCCATTAATGCACCGATATGCCCGCAAGTATGATGACGCTACAACGGTCGCTGTGCTGGCCGATCATCTGCATACGGTGCCCGATCCACACAGTACGCTCCCGGCTATTGCCGATTTCGGGAACTTCGTAACGACGCGGGGAGGGGAGTATTTCTTTGCGCCCAGCAAAACGTTTTTAAGCTCTTTATAA